The nucleotide sequence CGATGCTATGGCTGACTCCATCTGCTCGACAATCACATGGTCAAGCGTGTTCTGGTCGGCTAGGTCTGCAAGGCTCGATGTGATGCCGGAAGCCTCACGCTCCAGTTCAGCGTACCTCGGGTGCACGCGGAATGTGTCTAGCTCCTCCTGCAGGTGCGTCGCCCGTGTGAGGGCCCTGGCGTGCTCGTTCTGGACCTCAGCGCTGGAGGCTGCTGCATCAGTCGCCCTCTTCCGGAGAGTTTCGTCCCTGTCGCGCATCAGTTGGCGTTGCTGGGCCAACCGCCAGTCGAGACCAAGGAGGTACGACAGGTTGACCTGCCAATCCCAGACGAGCTGCTGGCGAGTATGCGTGCGCGGCTCGTGGAAGCCACCGGACGCCTCCTTCCTCGCGAAGTATGCAAGGAGAGACCGGAGAGAGGGGGAGTACTGCTCTCGCCGGTCCGCGGCCTCTGAAGCGAGACCAAACACGCTCGCGCCTAGGCAAGCCCTCCATGCCGTGATGTTCAGTGAGCCAGCAGGCGGGGCGGTCGTGCCCGGCACCCCGATGTACGTGATCACCGGCTTGGACCTAGCGCTGGTTGTGCGAGAGACCTCGAGCCGTGTGTTGCCAACGTCCACGCTGGCCTCGAACTTGTACCCCCTGAGAGCCTCACGTTCTAGGAGATCGCCTCGCTCCCCTCCGAGGAGGTACCGAACCAAGTCGACCAGACTGGACTTCCCTGCTCTGTTCCGCGTGTCATGGCGGGTGGACTCATCGCTCTTGGTCGCCAGGAGCACATTGAGACCTGGTGCGAACCGGAGCCTCTTGAATGTGGGGAGATCGCTGTCTATGTAGTAGATCATCTCGGCTGTCTCCGGAGCGTGCCGTCATGCATCTCAACAAGGCCCATGGCGTAGAGGCAGTCGAGGGCAAGCACGAACCAGTCATAGGACAAGCAGGAGGGTGCGGTGCCGACGCCCTCGTCAGCACGGAGGGTCTCCCACACTTGGGAGACGGTTCCTGGAGTGTCGAGGGCTAGCAGTATCCTGGCCCCTACCGCCAGGAGCGATCGGTGTTCCGGGAGGTGCTTGGTTGGGAGTATCATGGTCGTTCAGTGCCCCGCGGCGCCTCGAATATCTCACAGGCGTCGAACAGATAGGTGAGTACCGCGTACACAGCGCAGCAGCGTTTGGCCGGGGCCAGAAGGTCGCCGCCGGCGAAAACCATGAGCCGGTGATAGATCTCATCAGGCGACAGGTGCTGCTCCTTCAGGACAGCGTACTCTTGCCCAAAGCGAGTACAGATCCTCTCACCGTACATCGCATCGTAGTAGCTTGAGATGAACTCATGCACGCGCGGGGCCCAGCGCTCTCCAGCCCGAAGAAGCGTGACAACCGCATCCGACAGGCCATTTGCAGTGATCTTGCTCGCCGGCACCGGACGAATCCACCGCGGGGGCACGGGGCTCGCCTCTCCCACGTGGTCGAGGACGGCCTCTAGGTCCCCGTAGCCCAGACTGGCAAAATCAGCCAGAGCGGGAGGGGCACCGAATATCGCAGCAGCGTCATCGTCCGAGAGTTCAGCCACGATGCGCTCAAGTTTGGATGGCCCCCAGTGCCCGACAGCGACGTCCTCATGTTCCTGGTCCAGTGCGTACAGTGCCTGCACGGCCTGGGGGGGAAGCCCTTGGCGAGCGTTGTGGACAAAGGTCCAGTTCTCGAAAGCATACTGATCGCACCAGTGCTCCATCGCGCCCCGGAAGTCGTTAGTGATCTTCTCGGTGCACTCGTGCGGGCTCATCCTCTCGGGGCCATAGCAGGCAAAGCAGCGCTTCTCTGGCACAAGAAAGCCATCGCAGGAGAAGTCGCCCACGGCCCCCCAGGGCTTGGGCATCAGGAACTGATCGCCGTACCGGCGGCCCATTATGTCCCAGAAGAGAGTCTGGAAGGCTGCCCCGAAGGCACGATACAGGTAGATGTCGAGCCTGCTAGTATAGTGGGCGCTCCTGAAACTGTCCATATTCTCCCCTGGTGCTTCTGCGGCCTGGCAGGCAGAACTCCCGGCCGTGTCTGTTCGCGAACGCTGCGATCGACTTGGCGAGTTCCTTGGCGTCAGGAGGGGCTGACCTGTACTCGACGAACTGACCCTCGCACACGCCGCTGACGATCAGGCCCTGCAAGTCCTCGACGCCCCGACTTCCAAGACACTGGCTCGGCGACGGGCCCGGTCGACATCCGTAAGGAGAACGTGGGAAGGGTGTGGAACTCCTCACTGTCCCCCGGTTGGGGAGGCGTTTCGCCGCAAATCACTAGATCACCTTCAGGCTATCTGCAGATTGTGCAAACCCTTCGGAGTGATATGATGAGTCCACAACCCATCACAATTGCCGCGGTGCAGCCCGCGGTGGCAACCTGCAGCGACGACCATCCCAGGATGGTCGCGAAGGCCTGGGAACTCGTGGCCAAAGCCGCCGACCAGGGCGCCCAACTGCTCGTCCTCCCCGAGTGCTTCAACGCCATCGGCCTCGACCCCGAGGAGACAAAGCGTCAGTCCCAGCAGGCCGAAGCCTTCGTCGATGCAGCCCGGGAGCGCTGCCGACAACTCGGCGTCTGGCTCCTGCTCCCCGTCATCGAGCAGCGGGGCGACCTGCGCTTCAACGCCGCCCACCTGATCGCACCCTCCGGCGAGATCGCCTTCACCTATGACAAGACCCACCTGACCATCACCGAGCGCCGCGACCTGGGCCTCACACCCGGCGAGTGGATCCCCGTCGTCGATACGCCCCTCGGCCGCCTCGGCGTCATGATCTGCTACGACGTCTACTTCCCCGAGGTCGCCCGCCTGCTGTCCCTGCGGAAGGCCGAGGTCATCCTGTTCCCCTCCCTCCAGCGCTCCGACACCCCCGAACGGTGTATGCTGATGAGCCGGGTGCGGGCGATGGACTGCGCCTGCCACCTCGTGCGTGCCGGCTACGGCCTCCCGGCGACCGAGGCCTACACCCCCGGCAAGGTCTACGGGCAAAGCTGTGTGATCGCGCCCGACGGAACCGTGCTGGCCGACGCCGGCCTCCATGAAGGCCTGGCCCTGGCACAGGTCGACCCGCACACACCCTGGACCCGACACCGCTGCAGCGGAGCACCTCCCGAGCCCGTCCGCGACTTCCTCCAGGAAGACCGCCGCCCGGAACTCTACGGGGACCTCACGCGACCCACTTCGACCCCCCTAAGCACCTGACAGCAGGTGTCAGGTGCTTAAGGCACGAAAAGCGCGCTGCGTCGGCACCGGGTCCTTGCCCTGAGGCCGACGATTCCGCTCGAAGGAGCCTGCCATGATGCGCCCGTCACTCTTTCTGCCGCTGCCCTTTCTGCTCCTGAGCCCGTGTCTCGCCCAGCAGCCCAGCCTCAAGCTGGCGACCAATCGCCCCGGTAACCTCTACGACTACCTAACGCCGGTGACCGTCTCCGTCAGTGCCACCGGCCTGACCGCGCCCCAGTGGACGCTCATGGACTTCGACCGCAAGACCGCCGCCTCCGGCAAGGTGAGCCTGACCGACGGCAAGGGCACGATCTCCCTGGGCCGGCTGCCGCTGGGCTACTACGAATTGACCTGCGCCGAAGGGCCAACCACCGCCAGGCTGCCGCTGGGTGTGATCAGGGACCATTCCGCTGCCCCGCCACGGGACACGCGGCTGAACACGGACTCCTCGATCGTCTGGAACTCGCGGCGTGAGGACTTCGAGGCCCTGGCGCAGATCCTGCGCATCGCCGGGGTCGGCTGGGCTCGCGACCGCTTCTCCTGGGGCGGCACCGAGCCCCAGAAGGGCGTCATCGACTACCAGCAGTACGACCCCTGTGCCGAGGCCTACGCGAAGGCCGGTGTACGCCACTACAGCCTCTTCCACGACACCCCCGGCTGGACCCGCGGCAACAACCCGGCCACCAAGAACCCCACCGACCTGCGCGAGGTGTATGCCTTCACCAAGCGCCTCGCCCAGCACTACAAGGGCCGAGTGAGGGCCTGGGAGATCTGGAACGAGCCGGACATCCCGCACTTCTGGCCGGACCTGGGCGACACTCTTGCGGGGCTGCAGAAGGCCGCCTACCTGGGGTTCAAGGCCGGTGACCCCGACCTGATGATCCTCCAGTCCTCCTTCTGCCGCGGGTACTGCAACTTCGACGAGTGCCTGATGGAAGCGGGCGCGAAGGACTACTTCGACATCTTCAACTGGCACGTCTACGCTCCGCCGGAGGGCTATCCCAGGGTGCTGGGGCAGTACCTCGAGCTTCTCGACAGGTACGGCTGCGCAGATCGGCCGGTGTGGCTCAGTGAGGCCGGTATCCGCGTCGAGGCCACGGAGCCCGGTGGTGAGCTGAACGCAGCCGCTGAACGTGCCCAGGCTGAGTTCGTGCCCAAGTGCTTCGCCTACAGCCTCGCGGCCGGGACAGACCGGGCCTTCTTCTTCATCTACCCCTACTACCTGGAGCGGGGTGTGCAGTTCGGCTCGATGCGCCGGGACCTGTCACCGCGACCGGGATTCATCGCCATCGCCGCCGCGGTCGACCTGCTCGGCGAGGCCAAGTACCTGGGCCAGTATCCGCTGGAGAAGGCCTCTGCGCTGGCCTTCGAGACCCCGCGGGGCAAGGTGCTCGTGGTCTGGAGCGAAAAGCCGCAGACCGTGGAGTTCGCAGCCCCGGCGACGGTGAAGGTAGCTGATCTCTTCGGCCGCGAGACGAATCCCGCGCTCTCCGAGGGCAAGCTGAATCTGACGGCCGGCCCGGCGCCGCAGTATGTGATCGGCCTCGGCGACGACCTGACCGCTCATCTGACCGGCGAGGTCCGCCCGGCAGGCAAGCTCCCGGACAATCACCCCTGCCCGGTGGTGGTACGTGGACAGGCGCAGGTGCCGACCATCGACAAGGCCCGCAACTGCTACCTGATCACCTCGGAGCCCTTCAAGTACACCGTGGAGGTGTGCAATCTGACCGATGCCGCACCCGCGCGGGGAGAGATCGCGCTGGAAGTGCCCGCCGGCTGGACCAGCGAGCCCCGGAAGGTGACTGTGTCGCTGGAGCCTATGGGCCGAGCAGTGCTGGAGTTCACCTTGAGCGGAGAGGTGCCGGTAGGGAGCGTACGCAAAGTCTGGGTGCGCCCCAGCTTCCCGGGCGTGCAAGGTACGACGGTGCAGCCCTCGGTCTCCTACTTGGGCCTGGACGCGAATCGCGTGAAGCCCCGGGAGACGCTGGACCTGAAGCTGGGTGACCCGAAGCGGTGGGTGGTGAACGTGGCGGGCAACGGGAAGCAGGAGATCGTTGCGGGGTCGGAAGGCGGCATCCGGTCCACGATCAGCTTCGCCGGACCGGGCGACCGCTGGTGCTATCCGCAGGCGAAGTTCGACCCGCCGGCGGACTTCTCGCACTATGACGGCATCGCCTTCGAGTACCGCTGCCACGGGGACGACGACAGCACGGTAGTGCGCCCGCAATTGATCGAGCAGGGCGGCTCACTGTACCATATTATGTCCGACTGGAAGGCGACGCAGGCCTGGACGACGAGGCAGTTCCCCTTCAGCGACACGGAGTGGGCCAGCTTCTCAGCGGCTGATGCCAACGGGAAGCTGGACCTAGACAAGATCGTGTCGCTACGCCTCGGGCTGAACACAACGAAGGACAAGGTGTGGCTTGAGGTCCGCAACGTGCGGTTGATCAAGTTCTGAGGGCTTCGCGCAAAGACTAACACGCCCGGCGCCTCGTGTATCCATGGCCGAAGCGCCGGGCGCGCTGTGCTCCATCCTCGCTGTGCCCGTTGCTTACTTCACCGGCTGCCAGGCGAAGAGGTCGACGTTCATCGAGCCGCCCATCTGCTCCATCCGCAGCCGGTGCTTGCCTGCGGTCAGGTGGAAGCTCATCGGCCGCCCCTGCTTGTCGCTGACCAGGAAGTACCGCCAGTCGTCGGTCACACGGCAGAAGCCGCCGGTGTTCTGCATCTGGGCCATGCAGGACACGGCTGAGCCAGTGCCGGCGTCCACCGTCAGCTCCCTCAGGATATCGTCATACTCGCTGGCGCCACGGACCAGAAGCTGGTAGTCGCCCTCCCGGGGCACCTCGAAGGTCCACTCCGCCCACTGCCCCAGAGTATCCCAGGTGGTGTGCGCCACACCGCCGGAAGCCCCGATCTTCTCGACCACCTTGCCCTTGACGTCGCCCTCTGCCGAGGGCTTCTCGGCCTCGGAGATCAGGGAGCCGGAGCCTGGTCGGAAGTCCCTGGCCAGCATCGTCGCCGGGCTGAAGCTCAGGTTTTCGGTCTCGAGCTTCACACCGGGCAACTGCGCCGGTCCGCTCAGAAGCAGAAGATGCCTGCCCTTGGTCAGCCACAGGTTCGTGCTACGGTCGTCGCCCTCTGCAAAGGTTAGCGGCCGGTTATCCAGCGTGGCCGTGAAGGCGGTGCCCGCGGGCAGGTCGAGGCTCAGTCGGCAGCGATCCATCTTCGCTACGTCGAAGGAGGTCCACCAGTAGCTGCGGATCTCCTCACCCATGGGCAGACGGTAGCCCTGCCAGTCAAGGCCGTTCCGGCTGACCTTGAGTATCTTGCCAAGGTCGAGACCGCCCTCCAGCGCGAACTGGCTGTCTCCTGCGGGTACCTGTCGGGCCTGTCCTCCGAGCACCTGGATCGAGGACGCCTCGGCCACACTCGCATTCACAAGGGTACCCTCGGGGTTCCTGACCAAGGAGTAGTTGCCCGACTGGCCGGCGCGGAATAGGTCTCGGCCCTGGAGCTTCAGGTAGGTTCCGCCGATCAGGATCGCCCGGTCTATCGTGCCCTGCGCGTCCGTGGTCACCGAGCTCACGGTGCCGTCGCTCTCGAGACCG is from Armatimonadia bacterium and encodes:
- a CDS encoding carbohydrate binding domain-containing protein; the protein is MMRPSLFLPLPFLLLSPCLAQQPSLKLATNRPGNLYDYLTPVTVSVSATGLTAPQWTLMDFDRKTAASGKVSLTDGKGTISLGRLPLGYYELTCAEGPTTARLPLGVIRDHSAAPPRDTRLNTDSSIVWNSRREDFEALAQILRIAGVGWARDRFSWGGTEPQKGVIDYQQYDPCAEAYAKAGVRHYSLFHDTPGWTRGNNPATKNPTDLREVYAFTKRLAQHYKGRVRAWEIWNEPDIPHFWPDLGDTLAGLQKAAYLGFKAGDPDLMILQSSFCRGYCNFDECLMEAGAKDYFDIFNWHVYAPPEGYPRVLGQYLELLDRYGCADRPVWLSEAGIRVEATEPGGELNAAAERAQAEFVPKCFAYSLAAGTDRAFFFIYPYYLERGVQFGSMRRDLSPRPGFIAIAAAVDLLGEAKYLGQYPLEKASALAFETPRGKVLVVWSEKPQTVEFAAPATVKVADLFGRETNPALSEGKLNLTAGPAPQYVIGLGDDLTAHLTGEVRPAGKLPDNHPCPVVVRGQAQVPTIDKARNCYLITSEPFKYTVEVCNLTDAAPARGEIALEVPAGWTSEPRKVTVSLEPMGRAVLEFTLSGEVPVGSVRKVWVRPSFPGVQGTTVQPSVSYLGLDANRVKPRETLDLKLGDPKRWVVNVAGNGKQEIVAGSEGGIRSTISFAGPGDRWCYPQAKFDPPADFSHYDGIAFEYRCHGDDDSTVVRPQLIEQGGSLYHIMSDWKATQAWTTRQFPFSDTEWASFSAADANGKLDLDKIVSLRLGLNTTKDKVWLEVRNVRLIKF
- a CDS encoding ABC-three component system middle component 6, encoding MILPTKHLPEHRSLLAVGARILLALDTPGTVSQVWETLRADEGVGTAPSCLSYDWFVLALDCLYAMGLVEMHDGTLRRQPR
- a CDS encoding carbon-nitrogen hydrolase family protein, giving the protein MMSPQPITIAAVQPAVATCSDDHPRMVAKAWELVAKAADQGAQLLVLPECFNAIGLDPEETKRQSQQAEAFVDAARERCRQLGVWLLLPVIEQRGDLRFNAAHLIAPSGEIAFTYDKTHLTITERRDLGLTPGEWIPVVDTPLGRLGVMICYDVYFPEVARLLSLRKAEVILFPSLQRSDTPERCMLMSRVRAMDCACHLVRAGYGLPATEAYTPGKVYGQSCVIAPDGTVLADAGLHEGLALAQVDPHTPWTRHRCSGAPPEPVRDFLQEDRRPELYGDLTRPTSTPLST
- a CDS encoding ABC-three component system protein: MDSFRSAHYTSRLDIYLYRAFGAAFQTLFWDIMGRRYGDQFLMPKPWGAVGDFSCDGFLVPEKRCFACYGPERMSPHECTEKITNDFRGAMEHWCDQYAFENWTFVHNARQGLPPQAVQALYALDQEHEDVAVGHWGPSKLERIVAELSDDDAAAIFGAPPALADFASLGYGDLEAVLDHVGEASPVPPRWIRPVPASKITANGLSDAVVTLLRAGERWAPRVHEFISSYYDAMYGERICTRFGQEYAVLKEQHLSPDEIYHRLMVFAGGDLLAPAKRCCAVYAVLTYLFDACEIFEAPRGTERP